In Pocillopora verrucosa isolate sample1 chromosome 13, ASM3666991v2, whole genome shotgun sequence, one genomic interval encodes:
- the LOC131776567 gene encoding protein transport protein Sec61 subunit beta, whose protein sequence is MGLGQRNRHPIEGLVPIPALSQCNGLWENRDVNHLLPLCLKRRVINMVQSASSTTVGSGRSGSKSVTPRSSGGTQVKQRKGGSAAPAARTRSAASSSGMWRFYTEDSPGLKVGPVPVLVMSLLFIASVFMLHIWGKYTRG, encoded by the exons ATGGGACTGGGTCAGAGGAACCGTCATCCCATTGAGGGCTTGGTACCAATACCAGCTTTGTCTCAGTGCAATGGCTTATGGGAAAATCGTGACGTTAATCATCTGCTTCCTCTTTGTCTTAAAAGACGAGTCATCAACATG GTTCAATCAGCTTCTTCTACGACAGTCGGATCGGGCAGATCCGGCTCAAAATCGGTTACCCCTCGTTCGTCTGGCGGAACACAAGTAAAACAAAG GAAAGGTGGAAGTGCTGCCCCTGCAGCAAGAACTCGATCAGCAGCCAGTAGTAGTGGAATGTGGAGATTTTACACTGAAGATTCCCCAGGACTTAAAGT TGGCCCTGTTCCTGTGTTGGTCATGAGTTTATTGTTCATTGCTTCAGTCTTCATGCTTCACATCTGGGGGAAATATACACGAGGATAA
- the LOC131776591 gene encoding adenylyl cyclase-associated protein 2-like: MEAVRAGEIRRVFRSKCEIQLKMPANQATLSKLEAVLARLELVADKLGLAECSIKKGGTEADIQALVERLENVAGKLEQLKSGASGEGSGKIVEFYDEFLKGKIQVFFKLSNEIGGDLQAQVDLAKNTFQALRDFLMKASQTKIPSRNELASMVKPIAQCREEVEAFRDRNRSSKQFNHLSAVSEGMDALLWVGAPGKPDIFVRDRKDGAVFYTNRVLKDFKQNPLHTEWAHSFIGALIELQQYCKEFHPMGVTWAS, from the exons ATGGAAGCGGTCCGCGCAGGCGAAATAAGACGGGTGTTTCGGTCTAAATGTGAAATCCAA CTCAAAATGCCAGCAAATCAAGCGACTCTTAGCAAGCTAGAAGCCGTCTTAGCCCGACTGGAATTAGTGGCTGATAAACTTGGCCTAGCTGAGTGTTCAATTAAAAAAGGAGGAACTGAAGCGGACATACAGGCTTTAGTGGAGCGTCTCGAAAACGTGGCAGGAAAACTCGAACAGCTAAAATCTGGAGCGAGCGGCGAAG GATCTGGAAAGATTGTTGAGTTCTACGATGAG TTTCTCAAGGGGAAGATACAGgtctttttcaaattatcaaaTGAAATAGGAGGCGATTTGCAGGCACAG GTGGATCTAGCCAAAAACACTTTTCAAGCACTGAGGGATTTTCTGATGAAAGCTTCTCAAACAAAAATACCTTCTAGA aatgaaCTTGCCTCCATGGTTAAACCCATTGCTCAGTGTAGAGAGGAAGTGgag GCTTTCCGTGACCGTAACCGCTCCAGCAAGcagttcaatcatctgtcagCGGTCAGTGAGGGAATGGATGCACTGTTATGGGTTGGAGCG CCCGGAAAGCCAGATATTTTTGTGAGGGACAGAAAAGATGGAGCAGTTTTCTACACAAACCGAGTTTTGAAGGACTTCAAACA AAATCCATTGCACACTGAATGGGCCCACAGTTTCATCGGCGCTTTGATTGAACTACAACAGTACTGCAAAGAGTTCCATCCGATGGGTGTCACGTGGGCTTcttga